The genomic window TCTTTTCCTTGGGTGACCGAATCccatttgaattttttgtttttctttcgggtcGTATTTATTGGATTGAGGTATATTTTAAATATCTGTTTTCGATCAGTTTTCCTATTAACAAATTAacatatcaaaagaaaaaagttaactTGATGGAGTTTTTTTAATATGAAAgaagatttaatttaatttaagctGAACGAGCATTGTCTTGGTCACTTAGGATCATAGTAGTGATCCATGCTGGCCAGTTATTATACCAATCTAATCCATCTGCTTGAGCTATTGCAAATTTAGCCAAATAATCAGCTAAATCATTAGCATCTCTATGAGCATAACTACATTTCCAAAAATCAAAATCTGAAAGAATAGATAATAAATCATTTGTGATATTATTGGTACTCCATTTCAATGTTGTAGGATGTCCCTGGATTGCTTTCACCACATTACTCCAATCTTCTTCTAGATGTATTATCTTTGGCCTATTTCCTTATCCCATTGGACTGCTTCGAGTGCTTCTAATGCTCCAACCTGTTCAGGATATATTGCTCTTGTTGGAATGCATCGTACTCCATTGCATTCTCCTGCAGAATTTCTAGAAATCAGTCCAATTCCAGAAAATAGCTTATTATTAatgaaagaagcatcaaaattaattttctCTACACTTGCTAAAGGGGGTATCCAGATATGTCTTGCATGAGAATCACTACTATTCGAATTTCTACTATTAGATAAAGAAAGATGCTAGTCCTCAATATGGTTAATAATGTTTTTAGATATAACAGAAACATTAATCTGGACATTATCAAAACTTTTTGGGCATCTAGCTTTCTAGGTATACCAAGCTATGAAACTGACATATTGAAAACCCATTTGAAATCACAGTTTTTTATAGTTTGATATAAATTAGGGTTCACCATATTCCAAATACTAACAAACACAGGACAATTAATAAAAAGGTGTTGAACATTTTCCTTACCATTACCACATAGAGGAAAAACAACACTTTTGTGTTTGGTAAATCTGGCAATTCTATCTTTAGTGGGGAAACAGAAGTGCAAACATTTCCACATAAAATGTTGTATCCTAGGAGCGAGTTTTATTTTCCAGAAGGATGTCCAATCTATATTCATATCATTCATAGAAGGATGTTGTGCTAAGGATTCATCTAAGATTACTCTGTAAGGAGTTTTCACCGAGAAACAACCATTATGAGTTGGGGACCATCTAAGCTTATCACACCTGGTGAAAGGCATCCTAATATTAGTTATATCCTTCATTGTATTCTCATCAAAGAGGGCATGCAGAGTGTCCATTTTCCATGACTTAGAGTCACTATATATGAGGTGGCTAACATGCTTCATATTAACTGAATAGTTTCCAGAATCATGAGATTTATTTCTGTTAGGAATTCGATAATTTCTCCAAATGGCTATGTTTTCTCCATTGCCTATCTCCCATGCATAATGCCTTTTTACAATACCAAGTCCTTGAAAAATTCCCCTCCATTCCCAAGAGCCCAGTAGAGACACAACATCAGTAAGAAGATTATCATTACTAAAATATTTGCAACTTAAAATCTCAACCTATAATTTGTCTTGTTGATTAAGCGTTCTCTATGCTGGTCTGCTGAGGAGAACAAGATTTAAAATATCAGTTCTTCTAATGTTCAAACCACCTAAAGCCTTAGGAAGGGAAACATCTAACCACCTTTTAGGATAAATACCACCCCCCATATCTTCTTTTTCCCACAGAGAACTTATTTGAACAGAATCCATCTTGTCAGTGATTTTTTTAGGCATAGGAAAAACAACTAAGTGATGATTGGCCATATTTCCTAGCACATATTGAATAATAACAGTTCTACCAGGAGGAGCTACAAACTTACCTTTCCAAGTAGCAAGATTACCTTTATAATTATCAATCAAGTGAGCAAAAGATTGAGACTTATATCGTTGCAAGAGAAAAGGCACTCCAAGGTATTTTTCCTGTAAAGTCATTCCTTTTATCTGCAAAATATTAGATATAGTATTCTTGATATTCCCTGGAACCCCGCGGCTAAAAGCGACGGCTGATTTTTCAAAGTTTACAGCTTGGTCTGAAAATTTGCTAAACTGATCTATGATAGTGGCTGAATGATTAGCTTTCCTAATTCTGACTTTTATGAAGACTAAACAGTCATCAACGAAAAATAGGCGGGTGATGTGTGGACCATCCTTTGCATACATAAATGAATAGATAGAGAGATAGAGAATCTTCCTGTCTAAGCCCTCTCTGAAGATAATATCATTTACTTGGAGCACCGTTAAGCAAGTTAGAAGTGGACATTGTCGATAGATTGGTCTTGCCGATCATGAATCTTCAAATGGGCTTTGCTATCAGGCCTCTTTTTAGACCAGTGAGAGATCGAACTCCCGGCCCACCCACCTCCTTTTATCATGTATGCCACCACTTCATTTTATAAGATGCATAATGTTTTAGTATCTTTATTATGCCACCACCAGACATTTCGCATGATTTGCGAGTGCTTGTTGATGGTACCAAGGAGGTAGCTATCTTGTTCAATTGATTGGGCTTCATTTTACCCGAGAGAATGTGATGGAGCTGCTAGAATAGTCGCTTGCCTAGTCGGTGCTCGGTAGTTAGACGCCtaattagcaattcgggattcggcaaacgtacggaacatcaaacgtacgagtattatacggttttgtaaaatccagattcggtccaaaattcggtcaacgggacgtgattcgtcagtaattcggaacggcatacgtacgtgtataattcgatttataaatgtgtgTTCTGCTCTGAAAATtgggtatctatatataacaaataatttgtatttataaggtcatagaccaatttttatgcatatgtgtgagttatttaaagaaaaaataaacttaatatgatgatattaataatatatacaacattagttatccaaaaggacgtcgtatggtggtttagatgcttggttagtgagtttgagatctctctcaccttcaccttcaaatctcttcagtcgtttttgtttcataaaaattacaacatgtctaatattcggtcgtgtatgctcggaaggcagtaaagcccaaaaagtggagtctttgaaaagtaaaagctaaagaatttatggcgaattaagcggacatatctttcggaatacgtaaaattcgtgaacggttcgcgaataatccgggaatgccacataatacgtgacttgggttcggagttgcaaacgtacgtgaataagacggtaaaattcgtgatacggaaaaatttcgcgaatgattcgcgaatcattcgcgaacttactaactagggttggACGTTTGAACTGCTTAAACAAACATGACGAGACATGAAAGGGTGTTTTCGTCAAATTCCATAGAGgaatcttttttgtttttatatcaTTACGGGTATTTGTTTATAAGTTACCTGAATTTCCCGGGAAAGTTTATGAGAATTGACGTAATTTATCCAGATTAAATTTCCTTTTCTCActagaaaaaaaaacagttttaaTCGGAGAAGACGTGCTCCTTAAGAGAAGTATATTGTTTAAGCTGCTTTAATGGTTTGTATGGTGGGGTTATAGATTCTTTATCTACAGAGAAACAGTATTAATCAGTACAGTAAACAAGTCACACCACTTCAAATACTGTAAGTTAACTCTCCACTTTTATTTGATTGTTTTTCTAGGAATTTTGACAGAGACAGAAATTGGTTTCTTTGATTTggggtttcttcttctttcttatgtctttttctcttcttcaatTTGGTTTACAACTTTGAATTGAGAAAAGGGTTTGAAGggttttttgtgttgttttgatTTCTAGTGGTGTTATTGTTGGATGGGATTTAGTTTCAGTCGCCATGAGGAAGTCATTCAAGGATTCCTTTAAAGCTCTTCAAGCTGATATTCAACATGCAAATAGCTTGTAATTCTCCTGTTTctctcttcctttttttttttttttcagccgAATAAGTATAATTAAGAAGTGTGCTTTTATTTCAAATTTGAATGATTGGAAACTAAACAATTTCATTCATCTTCATTGATTTAGTTTGAATTAGTCCATTCAAATATACCGTCACTTGATCATGTTTAGATTAATTTGTTTCCTTGTGGGTTAATGAATTCTGTTCTATCCAGTTTTAGTGTTCCCATAGTCCGGCTGATTCCTTATGGCAGGCTCAGTTATAACTAATTTTGCCTAATCTTGAACTCTTTTTTCGCTGCTGTGATAAAACTGTTCAGAATTTTAAAGTTTGCATACATTTGAAGTTACTTGTGCATATACATCAAAGGTGTTGAAATTCTAACTTGCATACCTAATATGGTCCTACAATTTTTGTCATAATGATTAATGATTGGGAACTTGCGGGCATTAACAAGTGTAAGCTAGCACAATTGCTAGTGTTCATTGATAATAACGGCTTAGACCCATATTCAACTTTTGTAATCTTTCTTAAGCCTTAGCTCACTTTCAAGAAAGAGTACTTGCCCACTCTGGAATCTAACTATAGGCTTTTTCAGCAATCTAGTACTATTTGTTTTACTGCATTCAAAAAACAAAACCTATGCTGAAGAGCGCTGGCTTCAAtgtttgttttgggtttagatttgaaTGATATTATAATCTAGAAGTTCACCATTACATCACTGTGTTTTTTCCTCTTGTCTCGGTCCATgcatcttttcttttttctctcattTTTTATTTCAATGGAAGATTATTAGCTGACATAGAGTTCTGTGAAGCAGTTCTTTTTCCATTACATGTATTTCATTTTTGGTTGTCTGCTAATTTTAGTTTTTGTGTTTTTCATTATGTGATTATAGGGCTTCATTTTATCCGAGAGAATATGATGGTGTTTACATTCAGATGAGATTATCATACAGTCCAGCTGCTCGCTTATTCCTATTTTTTGTTCAGTGGGCCGATTTCAACCTCGCTGGTGCCCTTGGATTGCTAAGAATCTTTATTTACAAGGTATGTAAATGTTTAATTACTTCCAATCCCAAGTTTCAGGTCTTCCCATGGATGGCTTCCGAATTAACTCTAATTGGTATAATTTGTCGTAATATGTTGAGCTGCTGCAGGCTTATGTTGACGGAAAAACTACCATGTGCATACAAGAAAAAACAGCTAGTATTAGAGAATTTTACGGTTAGTTTACTAATTTCCTAGTCTAAGATTAGTTTAACTCATGCTCGCGTAAATTTTACTTCCTTTCTGTTTCATTGTTTGTTCCAATGAAAGAAAGGGATCGTGAATGAACGAGTCTAAAACTTCTGCTTCTCCATTGGCAGCTGTCATCTTTCCCTCTTTATTGCAACTTGAAAGAGGAATAAGTGATGCGGAGGATCAAAAGCAGAAGGAAATTTGTGCTACCAAATACAAGAAACTGGTCGACACGGACTCATCCAAAATGTCTGAGATTGATCAAGAGAGAGAAGAGGAGTGTGGGATTTGCATGGAGATGAACTTTAAGGTTGTCTTACCAAACTGCAACCACTCGTTGTGTATGAACTGCTATCGTGATTGGTAAGCATATATTTCAATAAAGTTTTCGTTTACTACTTGTTAATGTCAACTTGCGTGATCTCGAGATCAAATAGCTTGGATTGGATACTCTCTGTGCCGTTGGTCGATAGATTTTGAGTTAGAACAATGTTTCTTACAGCATATGGGAGTAACTTTGaaggtgaatttttttttttgagcattTTTGTTGTATGCGAGTCAATCTTTTTTAATCCGTAGTGAATCTCTATTTTGTTTTGATGCTAAAGATTTTGCCGAGTTCTGATTCTGTAGAGAGAGTTAAATTGGCTTCAATTTGTAATTTGGCATTCCAACAAGAGAACAAGGAAGAAACAATTTTATGTTTCTTACCAAATATACTAGTTTGATCCAAAAAAATGTATCTGTTTTATCCTCCGCTATCCTTGTTTGCAGAATGTTGGCATACTTGTTCATTCGATGTTTTGAGGTGTGCTAACTGATGAATTTTTATTCGTCCCATACGAATTGCCAGTCGAGCTAAGCTGCTTTGGGGGGTTGTTTTTTGAAGCAACCATCCCCTTTCCAAGTGGCCGTAGTCCAGTTTCTTGAGTTTTACTGAGGTATTTCTTAGAGTTCTTTTTTTTCCAAAGAGTATGAAATACGCTCCTGCTCCTTAAATGTAACACCAGCCCCAAGTGAATCCATGAAATTTGCATTTTGTATGATTTTGTTGGTCCCTTGCTCTTGCTGTTCGACTGTTCGTAGTTTGTAGGACTTGTTTTTTATCAATCTACTTCTGCAGTTACCATTTGGCAATTTAGATACCCCTGTTTCACTTACAAAGACAGATTTATGAGACTTGATGTTATAACTGTTCCCTTTCTTGGCTTCAGGCATGCACGGTCTAAATCGTGCCCATTCTGTCGTGACAGTCTTAAAAGAGTAGACTCAGCAGACCTTTGGATATTCACGGACAGCCGTGAAATTATAGACACATCTTCAATGTGCAAAGAAAATATAAAGAGGCTATTCATGTATGTAGATAAGTTACCTGCTGCTCTTCCGGATCCTCATGTATGTATTTCTACTTATGATTCTTCTCGTCAACACAAGTGACAAATGGCTCTTTTCAAGGAGTTGAAAGCAACAATTTGTGAATAGAAAATCTTTCTGTACATAGAAATTGGAATTACGATGATTCATTGATTTGCTTCAGTACTGGTTTATAGAACCAAACATTTGTATATACTTGTTACATATACTGTATTTAATCGCTCTTGTTTTTATTTGTGCTGATTCAATATATAAACTTATCATAGACTATTGTATTTGGTAACGGAAACTTTTAGGTCTTTGCTTGAGGGCATATTTTCAGTTCTTATTCTTGAGGTTCCCCTAATGTGGTGGATGATGTAGTCCCACA from Papaver somniferum cultivar HN1 unplaced genomic scaffold, ASM357369v1 unplaced-scaffold_19, whole genome shotgun sequence includes these protein-coding regions:
- the LOC113338652 gene encoding E3 ubiquitin-protein ligase AIRP2-like isoform X1; the encoded protein is MRKSFKDSFKALQADIQHANSLASFYPREYDGVYIQMRLSYSPAARLFLFFVQWADFNLAGALGLLRIFIYKAYVDGKTTMCIQEKTASIREFYAVIFPSLLQLERGISDAEDQKQKEICATKYKKLVDTDSSKMSEIDQEREEECGICMEMNFKVVLPNCNHSLCMNCYRDWHARSKSCPFCRDSLKRVDSADLWIFTDSREIIDTSSMCKENIKRLFMYVDKLPAALPDPHVCISTYDSSRQHK
- the LOC113338652 gene encoding E3 ubiquitin-protein ligase AIRP2-like isoform X2; translation: MRLSYSPAARLFLFFVQWADFNLAGALGLLRIFIYKAYVDGKTTMCIQEKTASIREFYAVIFPSLLQLERGISDAEDQKQKEICATKYKKLVDTDSSKMSEIDQEREEECGICMEMNFKVVLPNCNHSLCMNCYRDWHARSKSCPFCRDSLKRVDSADLWIFTDSREIIDTSSMCKENIKRLFMYVDKLPAALPDPHVCISTYDSSRQHK